In Candidatus Hydrogenedentota bacterium, a single window of DNA contains:
- a CDS encoding GNAT family N-acetyltransferase, which translates to MGDVFMAATRLADIPRPEFPSGMSVRAYRPGDAATWTRIHEDTRFYGALPPGLHEREFGRDDTALAERQLFVVDTEGRDIATATAWFNDPAHSLPGGRLHWVAVVPTAQRMGVASALVGAVAARFEALGETAAYLTTDSHNTRAIALYGRLGFRLVR; encoded by the coding sequence ATGGGCGACGTATTCATGGCCGCGACGCGGCTCGCCGATATTCCCCGGCCCGAATTTCCATCGGGCATGTCTGTTCGGGCGTATCGTCCTGGCGATGCCGCAACGTGGACGCGAATCCACGAAGACACCAGATTCTACGGCGCGCTCCCACCTGGCCTGCACGAGCGGGAGTTCGGACGCGACGACACGGCCCTGGCGGAGCGTCAGCTCTTCGTGGTCGATACCGAGGGCCGCGACATCGCCACGGCCACCGCGTGGTTTAATGATCCCGCGCACAGCCTTCCCGGCGGGCGCCTGCACTGGGTCGCCGTGGTCCCCACCGCACAGCGGATGGGCGTCGCTTCTGCCCTCGTCGGGGCGGTGGCCGCCCGCTTCGAAGCCCTCGGCGAGACGGCGGCCTACCTCACCACGGATTCGCACAACACGCGCGCGATTGCGCTGTATGGGCGGCTGGGGTTTCGGTTGGTGCGGTAG
- a CDS encoding bifunctional YncE family protein/alkaline phosphatase family protein: MRWIYLLPFLALSVAGCVTTPEHEDEGEDFVSESPTDFLEQAVVGPNGDGTYVVPTTQLIDPAGETILFPGRPVNIVRHPAAPVLAVKGKADVILIDAGTRAILQTMPLPRDGSSFNGLVWNGDGSSFWVTSSKRYLHRASRQEGGAYAWDLEVELPGPGGKGDCAPGGIALDEKRGLAFVCLSRNNTIGVIDIATAKVVEEISVGVAPFDIKIQRDFAFVTNWGGSRPGEGVPTSDSSGTPVAIDERGIANTGSITVIQLQQVAAVKVKDGTSAEVVAEMDTHVTPMNEARGWTSFDVPVGLHPSGMALSPDGGKLYVANANSDTISVLNAAAVTPESLAVADTWIAKPKATLPFGSAPNALAVSADGKTLYAALGGNNCIAVMSTKDGAVQGLIPTGWYPGALAFDAASNQLYVANTKGVGSRFEESEVVAKRLKDYQGGEVPPGTYLNSHSHLGSVSFIPVPGREELADYTLRVAENMRLPLIEAELGDKRPGTRETPVPTRPGEVSPFKHVFYIIKENRTYDQVFGDLPQGKGDPNLCHFPREVTPNHHALAEEFVLLDNFYCNGVLSADGHQWVAEGYVTDYIEKQFGGFTRSYPYDGDDALAYASSGFIWDQVLAKGLTFRNYGEMVKATITPSDATWAQIYEQYKNGGDAIKIEASAHIPRVQQYLCPDFIGFPGKVQDVYRAKIFLKEFAEFEKAGNLPNFITMLLPNDHTSGTREDMPTPRACVADNDLALGQIVDAITHSSYWPESVIFVVEDDPQAGLDHVDGHRTVALCISPYTRRGQVVSKHYNQSSMLRTMELILGLDPVNQLTLAANPMTDCFNQSPDLTPYTVRPNTIPLDEMNPPVSATRGLQRHYAKQSMKMPLDDIDEADEGLFNRVLWHSVKGYDVPYPVLRRE; encoded by the coding sequence ATGCGCTGGATTTATTTGTTGCCGTTCCTGGCATTGTCGGTCGCGGGTTGCGTGACCACCCCCGAACACGAAGATGAAGGCGAGGACTTCGTCTCCGAAAGTCCCACGGACTTCCTCGAGCAGGCCGTGGTCGGGCCGAATGGCGACGGGACCTATGTGGTCCCCACGACCCAGCTCATCGATCCCGCCGGCGAGACGATTCTCTTTCCCGGTCGTCCGGTGAACATCGTGCGCCACCCCGCCGCGCCCGTGCTGGCGGTCAAGGGTAAGGCCGACGTGATCCTCATCGACGCGGGGACGCGGGCGATCCTCCAGACCATGCCCCTGCCGCGCGACGGCAGCAGTTTCAACGGCCTCGTGTGGAATGGCGATGGAAGCTCTTTCTGGGTGACCTCGTCGAAGCGCTACCTACACCGCGCGTCGCGGCAGGAAGGCGGCGCCTATGCCTGGGATCTGGAAGTTGAGCTGCCGGGACCGGGGGGTAAGGGCGACTGCGCGCCGGGCGGCATCGCCCTCGATGAAAAGCGTGGACTGGCCTTCGTCTGTCTCAGTCGCAACAACACCATCGGCGTGATTGATATTGCCACGGCAAAAGTCGTGGAAGAAATTTCCGTGGGCGTCGCGCCCTTCGACATCAAGATTCAGCGTGATTTTGCCTTCGTCACCAACTGGGGCGGGAGCCGTCCCGGTGAAGGCGTGCCCACTTCCGACTCCTCCGGCACCCCGGTCGCCATCGACGAGCGCGGCATTGCCAACACGGGCAGCATCACCGTCATCCAGCTTCAGCAGGTGGCCGCGGTAAAAGTGAAGGACGGCACCAGCGCCGAGGTGGTGGCGGAGATGGATACCCACGTGACGCCGATGAATGAAGCGCGGGGCTGGACGAGTTTCGACGTGCCCGTGGGCCTCCACCCCAGCGGCATGGCCTTATCGCCCGACGGCGGCAAGCTCTATGTGGCCAATGCGAACAGCGACACGATTTCAGTGCTGAACGCGGCGGCCGTTACGCCGGAATCTCTTGCCGTGGCGGACACATGGATCGCGAAGCCCAAGGCGACCCTGCCCTTCGGCAGCGCGCCAAACGCCCTCGCCGTGTCGGCCGATGGCAAGACGCTCTACGCGGCCCTCGGTGGAAACAACTGCATCGCGGTCATGAGCACGAAGGACGGCGCGGTGCAGGGTCTCATCCCCACGGGCTGGTACCCCGGCGCGCTCGCCTTCGACGCCGCCTCGAACCAGCTCTATGTGGCCAACACCAAAGGCGTCGGCTCGCGCTTTGAAGAATCGGAAGTAGTCGCTAAGCGCCTGAAAGACTATCAGGGTGGCGAGGTTCCTCCCGGCACCTACCTGAATTCCCACTCGCACCTGGGGAGTGTATCCTTCATCCCCGTACCGGGTCGCGAAGAACTCGCGGACTATACCCTGCGCGTCGCGGAGAACATGCGCCTCCCCCTCATTGAAGCCGAGCTCGGCGACAAGCGCCCCGGCACGCGCGAGACGCCCGTGCCCACGCGGCCCGGCGAGGTATCGCCCTTCAAGCATGTGTTCTACATCATCAAGGAAAACCGCACCTACGATCAGGTCTTCGGCGATCTGCCCCAGGGCAAAGGCGACCCGAACCTGTGCCATTTTCCGCGCGAAGTCACGCCGAACCACCATGCGCTCGCGGAAGAGTTTGTGCTGCTGGACAATTTCTATTGCAACGGCGTGCTGAGCGCCGACGGCCACCAGTGGGTCGCCGAGGGCTATGTCACCGACTATATCGAGAAGCAGTTCGGCGGTTTCACGCGCAGCTATCCCTACGACGGCGATGACGCCCTGGCCTACGCCTCCTCCGGCTTCATCTGGGATCAGGTCCTGGCGAAGGGACTCACCTTCCGCAACTACGGTGAGATGGTGAAGGCGACGATCACACCCAGCGACGCCACCTGGGCGCAGATCTATGAGCAATACAAGAACGGCGGCGACGCGATCAAGATCGAAGCCTCGGCCCACATCCCGCGCGTGCAGCAGTACCTTTGTCCCGATTTCATCGGTTTCCCCGGCAAGGTGCAGGACGTGTACCGCGCAAAGATCTTCCTGAAGGAATTCGCGGAGTTCGAGAAGGCGGGCAACCTGCCCAATTTCATCACCATGCTTCTGCCCAACGACCACACCTCCGGCACACGCGAAGACATGCCCACGCCCCGTGCCTGTGTGGCGGACAACGACCTGGCCCTGGGCCAGATCGTGGACGCCATCACCCACAGTTCCTACTGGCCCGAGTCGGTCATCTTCGTGGTGGAAGACGATCCCCAGGCGGGGCTGGACCATGTGGACGGCCACCGCACCGTGGCGCTGTGCATCAGCCCCTACACCAGGCGCGGCCAGGTCGTCAGCAAGCACTACAACCAGAGCAGCATGCTCCGCACGATGGAGCTGATCCTCGGCCTCGACCCGGTCAACCAGCTCACCCTCGCGGCCAACCCCATGACCGATTGCTTCAACCAGTCCCCCGACCTCACGCCCTACACCGTGCGCCCCAACACCATCCCCCTGGACGAAATGAACCCGCCCGTCTCCGCCACCCGCGGCCTGCAGCGCCACTACGCGAAGCAGTCCATGAAAATGCCCCTCGACGACATCGACGAAGCCGACGAAGGATTGTTTAACCGCGTCCTGTGGCATTCGGTGAAGGGCTACGACGTGCCCTATCCTGTGTTGCGGAGGGAATAG